Proteins encoded within one genomic window of Planctomycetia bacterium:
- a CDS encoding HAD hydrolase family protein — MTLAQRCRLINALILDVDGVLTRGDIVYGEQSGEIKHFHVRDGFAISTWIQRNKKIGILSGRQSQVTLKRAQELGIEHVVQGQSDKVPGFHRLMEHWKTDKSSVAYVGDDIPDVAIMKQVGLAIAPADACIEARISAHAITRQPAGRGAVREAIEMILQSQSQWPVMLHEGSIA, encoded by the coding sequence ATGACCCTGGCACAACGCTGCAGATTGATCAACGCCTTGATTCTGGATGTGGATGGCGTCCTGACTCGCGGAGACATTGTGTACGGCGAACAGTCTGGCGAGATCAAGCATTTTCATGTCCGAGACGGCTTTGCCATCAGCACCTGGATTCAACGAAACAAGAAGATCGGGATACTCAGTGGCAGACAAAGCCAGGTCACCCTGAAGCGTGCACAGGAATTAGGCATTGAACATGTAGTGCAGGGACAATCGGATAAAGTCCCTGGGTTTCATCGTCTAATGGAACATTGGAAAACTGACAAGTCTTCTGTGGCTTATGTAGGTGACGACATTCCCGATGTTGCCATCATGAAACAAGTCGGGCTTGCCATAGCACCGGCCGATGCGTGTATTGAAGCACGTATCAGTGCACATGCCATCACACGCCAACCAGCTGGACGAGGCGCCGTGCGGGAAGCGATTGAAATGATCCTGCAGAGTCAGTCGCAATGGCCTGTGATGTTGCACGAAGGGAGCATCGCATGA